The Pseudomonas sp. FP2309 genome has a window encoding:
- a CDS encoding aminotransferase class V-fold PLP-dependent enzyme, with protein MPRNADNERHWQAIAGRYALEPGPINLENGYFGRMSRDVEAQYLEHVAFINRSNSVHVRQRFERGQNVEIRRQLAELIDVDPQAVAFTRNATEALQSLIRNYNRLQPGDQILISDLEYDTVKGAMRWLAGVRGVEVIEVCHVHPANVDSLVQTYHDAFARHPRLKLMALTHVTHRTGLVMPVAEVARHAREHGIDVILDGAHALGQIDFNLAALGIEFAGFNLHKWIGAPLTLGFMYIAPERLADIDPDMGEFHYPITDVRARTSYSTPNFPALMTLPLVFEEHRALGGAAAKGARVNYLRDLWVGQVRPLAGIEVLTSDDPRLYCGITAFKFIGRDQELMVDRLLKEHDLFVTTRTGAAFGTCIRVTPGLVTSALQINALANAIGRLNAG; from the coding sequence AAGGAATGCAGACAACGAACGTCACTGGCAGGCCATCGCCGGGCGCTATGCCCTGGAGCCAGGTCCGATCAATCTGGAAAACGGCTACTTCGGACGCATGAGCCGTGACGTAGAGGCGCAGTACCTGGAGCACGTCGCGTTTATCAATCGCAGCAACTCGGTGCACGTGCGCCAGCGCTTCGAGCGAGGCCAGAACGTCGAGATCCGCCGGCAATTGGCCGAACTGATCGACGTAGATCCACAGGCGGTCGCCTTCACCCGCAACGCCACCGAAGCCCTGCAATCGCTGATCCGCAACTACAACCGCCTGCAACCGGGTGATCAGATACTGATCAGCGACCTGGAATACGACACGGTCAAAGGCGCCATGCGATGGTTGGCCGGGGTTCGTGGTGTTGAGGTGATCGAGGTGTGCCACGTGCATCCGGCGAATGTCGACAGCCTGGTGCAGACCTATCACGATGCCTTCGCCCGGCACCCACGTTTAAAGCTGATGGCGCTGACCCACGTCACCCACCGCACCGGCCTGGTAATGCCCGTTGCCGAGGTTGCCAGGCACGCCCGCGAGCATGGCATCGACGTGATCCTCGACGGCGCCCACGCCCTGGGCCAGATCGATTTCAACCTGGCCGCGCTGGGTATTGAGTTCGCAGGCTTCAACCTGCACAAATGGATCGGCGCGCCACTGACCCTGGGCTTTATGTACATCGCCCCGGAGCGCCTGGCCGATATCGACCCGGACATGGGCGAGTTTCACTACCCCATCACGGATGTACGCGCTCGCACCTCCTACAGCACACCGAACTTTCCAGCGCTGATGACCCTGCCATTGGTATTTGAGGAACATCGGGCCTTGGGCGGCGCGGCGGCCAAGGGTGCGCGGGTGAACTACCTGCGGGATTTATGGGTGGGCCAGGTGCGGCCTCTCGCAGGCATTGAGGTGCTGACGTCGGATGACCCGCGACTGTATTGCGGGATCACCGCCTTCAAGTTCATTGGGCGCGATCAGGAGCTGATGGTGGATCGCTTGCTCAAGGAGCACGACCTGTTTGTGACCACCCGAACGGGGGCAGCGTTTGGTACCTGTATTCGGGTGACGCCGGGGTTGGTCACGTCGGCATTGCAGATCAATGCCTTGGCCAATGCGATTGGGCGACTCAATGCGGGCTAG
- a CDS encoding bifunctional 4-hydroxy-2-oxoglutarate aldolase/2-dehydro-3-deoxy-phosphogluconate aldolase: MKSPQPTVSMADKVALIDSLCAKARILPVITIAREQDILPLADALAAGGLTALEVTLRSEFGLKAIQVLREQRPELCTGAGTVLDRHMLEAAEVAGSQFIVTPGITRDLLEASVHSPIPLLPGISNASGIMEGYGLGYRRFKLFPAEVSGGVAAIKALGGPFGEVKFCPTGGVGPANIKSYMALKNVMCVGGSWMLDPEWVKNGDWARIQEVTAEALALLD, translated from the coding sequence ATGAAAAGCCCTCAACCGACCGTTTCCATGGCGGACAAAGTTGCCCTGATCGACAGCCTCTGCGCCAAGGCGCGGATCCTGCCGGTGATCACTATCGCTCGCGAACAGGACATCTTGCCGCTGGCCGATGCCCTGGCGGCCGGTGGTTTGACCGCCTTGGAAGTGACCCTGCGTTCCGAGTTCGGCCTCAAGGCCATTCAGGTGCTGCGCGAACAGCGCCCTGAACTGTGCACCGGCGCCGGCACCGTGCTCGATCGTCACATGCTCGAAGCGGCCGAGGTGGCGGGCTCGCAGTTCATCGTCACCCCCGGCATTACCCGCGACCTGCTGGAAGCCTCGGTGCACAGCCCGATCCCGTTGCTGCCGGGTATCAGCAATGCCTCTGGCATCATGGAAGGCTATGGCCTGGGTTACCGCCGCTTCAAGTTGTTCCCGGCCGAAGTCAGCGGCGGCGTGGCGGCGATCAAGGCCCTGGGCGGCCCGTTCGGCGAGGTGAAATTCTGCCCCACCGGCGGCGTCGGCCCGGCCAACATCAAAAGCTACATGGCGTTGAAAAACGTGATGTGCGTGGGCGGTAGCTGGATGCTCGACCCTGAGTGGGTCAAGAACGGCGACTGGGCGCGTATCCAGGAAGTCACCGCCGAGGCGCTGGCGTTGCTGGATTGA
- the pgl gene encoding 6-phosphogluconolactonase: MAISELKLPQGVTAHEYRTPALLAEGLANDVAEQLRAAISARGEATLVVSGGRSPVAFFQHLAKQGLDWSNVTVTLADERWVPVEHADSNAGLLKQHLLQGPAAKAKFLSLYSATATLEDAAEQADRLLAELPAIDVLVLGMGDDGHTASLFPDSPNLAHALQADGTRRCWPMLAPTVPHQRLTMSRALLATANYTVLSISGSAKLTTLSAALASDDVAAMPIRAFLQPTLEIYWCP, encoded by the coding sequence ATGGCGATATCTGAATTGAAACTGCCTCAGGGCGTAACGGCCCATGAGTACCGCACGCCGGCATTGTTGGCCGAAGGCCTGGCCAACGATGTGGCCGAGCAACTGCGCGCGGCCATCAGTGCCCGTGGCGAAGCGACCCTGGTGGTGTCCGGTGGCCGCAGCCCCGTGGCGTTTTTCCAGCACCTGGCCAAGCAAGGCCTGGACTGGTCCAACGTCACCGTCACCCTGGCCGATGAGCGCTGGGTGCCGGTAGAGCATGCCGACAGCAATGCCGGTTTGTTGAAGCAGCACCTGTTGCAAGGCCCGGCTGCCAAGGCCAAATTTTTGAGCCTGTACAGCGCCACGGCAACCCTTGAAGACGCTGCAGAGCAGGCCGATCGCCTGCTCGCCGAATTGCCGGCCATTGATGTGCTGGTATTGGGCATGGGCGATGACGGCCACACCGCATCGCTGTTCCCCGACAGCCCGAATCTGGCGCACGCCCTGCAGGCCGACGGTACCCGCCGTTGCTGGCCGATGCTGGCGCCGACCGTGCCGCACCAGCGCCTGACCATGAGTCGCGCGTTGCTGGCCACGGCCAACTACACCGTGCTGTCGATTTCCGGCAGTGCCAAATTGACGACCTTGAGCGCCGCCCTGGCCAGTGACGACGTTGCTGCCATGCCGATTCGCGCGTTTTTGCAACCTACATTAGAGATTTACTGGTGCCCATGA
- the zwf gene encoding glucose-6-phosphate dehydrogenase has product MPSITVEPCTFALFGALGDLALRKLFPALYQLDGAGLLHDDTRILALAREAGSEQQHLAHIEKELRKYVGKELDETIVLRFLARLTYVHVDFMKADDYVALAEIAGTAQTLIAYFATPAAVYGAICENLSKVGLAENTRVVLEKPIGSDLESSRKVNDAVAQFFPENRTYRIDHYLGKETVQNLIALRFANSLFETQWNQNYISHVEITVAEQVGIEGRWGYFDKAGQLRDMIQNHLLQLLCLIAMDPPADLSADSIRDEKVKVLKALAPISPDGLTTQVVRGQYIAGYSAGKAVPGYLEEENSNTQSDTETFVALRADIRNWRWAGVPFYLRTGKRMPQKLSQIVIHFKEPSHYIFAPEQRLQISNKLIIRLQPDEGISLRVMTKEQGLDKGMQLRSGPLQLNFSDTYRSARIPDAYERLLLEVMRGNQNLFVRKDEIEAAWKWCDQLIAGWKKSGDAPKPYAAGSWGPMSSIALITRDGRSWYGDI; this is encoded by the coding sequence ATGCCTTCGATAACCGTAGAACCCTGCACCTTTGCCCTGTTTGGCGCCTTGGGTGATCTGGCGCTGCGCAAGTTATTTCCTGCCCTCTATCAACTCGATGGCGCCGGGCTGCTGCACGACGACACGCGCATCCTGGCCCTGGCCCGTGAAGCCGGCTCCGAGCAACAGCACCTGGCGCACATCGAAAAAGAGCTGCGTAAGTACGTCGGCAAGGAACTGGACGAAACCATCGTCCTGCGCTTCCTGGCGCGGCTGACCTACGTGCATGTCGACTTCATGAAAGCTGACGACTACGTGGCCCTGGCGGAAATCGCCGGCACCGCGCAGACCCTGATCGCGTACTTCGCCACGCCCGCAGCGGTGTATGGCGCGATCTGCGAAAACCTGTCCAAGGTTGGCCTGGCGGAAAACACCCGCGTGGTGCTGGAAAAACCCATCGGCTCGGACCTGGAATCCTCGCGCAAGGTCAACGACGCCGTAGCGCAGTTTTTCCCGGAAAACCGCACGTACCGTATCGACCACTACCTGGGCAAAGAAACTGTCCAGAACCTGATCGCCCTGCGTTTTGCCAACAGCCTGTTCGAAACCCAGTGGAACCAGAACTACATCTCCCACGTGGAAATCACCGTGGCCGAGCAGGTCGGTATCGAAGGCCGTTGGGGTTACTTCGACAAGGCCGGCCAACTGCGCGACATGATCCAGAACCACCTGCTGCAGCTGCTTTGCCTGATCGCCATGGACCCGCCGGCCGACTTGTCCGCCGACAGTATCCGCGACGAGAAGGTCAAGGTGCTCAAGGCCCTGGCGCCCATCAGTCCGGACGGCCTGACCACCCAAGTGGTACGTGGCCAGTACATCGCCGGCTACAGCGCCGGCAAAGCGGTACCGGGTTACCTGGAGGAAGAAAACTCCAATACTCAGAGCGACACCGAAACCTTCGTCGCATTGCGGGCCGATATCCGTAACTGGCGTTGGGCCGGGGTGCCGTTCTACCTACGCACCGGCAAGCGCATGCCGCAAAAACTGTCGCAGATCGTTATCCACTTCAAAGAACCGTCCCACTACATCTTCGCCCCCGAGCAGCGCTTGCAGATCAGCAACAAACTGATCATCCGCCTGCAACCGGACGAAGGTATTTCTTTGCGTGTGATGACCAAGGAGCAGGGCCTGGACAAAGGCATGCAACTGCGCAGCGGCCCGCTGCAACTGAATTTTTCCGACACCTATCGCAGCGCACGCATCCCGGATGCCTACGAGCGTCTGCTGTTGGAAGTGATGCGCGGCAATCAGAACCTGTTTGTTCGCAAAGATGAAATCGAAGCCGCGTGGAAGTGGTGTGACCAGTTGATCGCCGGGTGGAAAAAATCCGGTGATGCGCCCAAGCCGTATGCGGCGGGGTCCTGGGGGCCGATGAGCTCCATTGCACTGATCACGCGGGATGGGAGGTCGTGGTATGGCGATATCTGA
- a CDS encoding MurR/RpiR family transcriptional regulator: MRNLLEQIRNRLEELNKAEKKVAEVILLNPQQATRFSIAALAQAASVSEPTVNRFCRSFGVSGYPELKLQLAQSLASGAAYVSRAVEADDNPEAYTQKIFGSAIASLDSACQALDPNLISKAVDLLIQARQIHFFGLGASAPVAMDALHKFFRFNLSVTAHADVLMQRMIASVAHTGELFVIISYTGRTRELVEVARIARENGASVLGVTAENSPLAKASTVSLNIPLPEDTDIYMPMTSRIIQLTVLDVLATGMTLRRGVDFQPHLRKIKESLNDSRYPVGDEFN; the protein is encoded by the coding sequence GTGCGAAATCTTCTGGAACAGATCCGGAACCGCCTCGAAGAATTGAACAAGGCCGAGAAAAAAGTCGCCGAGGTCATCCTGCTCAACCCGCAGCAGGCGACCCGCTTCTCTATCGCCGCCCTCGCCCAAGCCGCCTCGGTCAGTGAACCGACGGTCAACCGTTTCTGCCGTTCGTTCGGCGTCAGCGGTTACCCTGAACTTAAATTGCAGTTGGCGCAAAGCCTGGCCAGCGGCGCGGCGTATGTCAGCCGCGCCGTGGAGGCCGATGATAACCCCGAGGCCTATACCCAGAAGATCTTTGGCAGCGCGATCGCGTCCCTGGACAGCGCTTGCCAGGCACTGGATCCCAACCTGATCAGCAAGGCCGTAGACCTGCTGATCCAGGCGCGCCAGATCCATTTCTTCGGCCTCGGTGCGTCAGCCCCGGTGGCCATGGATGCACTGCACAAGTTCTTCCGCTTTAACCTCTCGGTCACGGCCCACGCCGATGTGCTGATGCAGCGCATGATCGCGTCGGTGGCCCATACGGGCGAGCTGTTCGTGATTATTTCCTACACCGGGCGTACCCGTGAGTTGGTGGAAGTGGCGCGTATCGCGCGGGAAAACGGCGCCTCAGTGCTCGGCGTCACCGCCGAGAACTCGCCACTGGCCAAGGCCAGTACGGTGAGCCTGAACATTCCGCTGCCCGAAGACACCGACATCTATATGCCGATGACCTCGCGGATCATCCAGTTGACCGTGCTGGACGTGCTGGCGACCGGCATGACCTTGCGCCGTGGCGTGGATTTCCAGCCGCATTTGCGCAAGATCAAAGAGAGCTTGAATGACAGTCGGTATCCGGTGGGGGATGAGTTCAACTAA
- a CDS encoding D-hexose-6-phosphate mutarotase, which produces MHEHPLQRFFKSLRERPVFAWERFQLRDVLVIDHPLCQAVFSRQGAQLLHFQPRGQKPWLWCAAKWPQVGAIRGGVPVCWPWYGRHPSENAWPSHGWARLIDWKLLDTRTDDDGVRLHWQLQLCDWQVDLHAHLGDTLELRLSTEHQDELPCQLSHALHAYWRIGHVDEIALSGLDGAQGYDQLNRQVCQQEGELRVEGGCQRVFQHEGELHLKDHAWQRELCIDTGDSADTVVWHPGSRPLLGVSFNEASGFVCVESAVAGARLAPGERAHLSLQARAGL; this is translated from the coding sequence ATGCATGAGCATCCGCTGCAACGCTTTTTCAAATCCTTGCGCGAGCGTCCGGTGTTCGCCTGGGAACGCTTTCAGCTGCGCGACGTGTTGGTGATTGACCATCCGCTGTGCCAGGCGGTGTTCAGCCGTCAGGGCGCGCAACTGTTGCATTTTCAACCCCGTGGCCAGAAACCCTGGCTGTGGTGCGCGGCCAAGTGGCCTCAGGTCGGTGCCATCCGTGGCGGCGTGCCGGTGTGCTGGCCGTGGTATGGCCGTCACCCGAGCGAGAACGCGTGGCCATCCCACGGTTGGGCACGGTTGATCGACTGGAAGCTGCTCGACACCCGCACCGACGACGACGGCGTGCGCCTGCACTGGCAATTGCAGCTGTGCGACTGGCAGGTGGACCTGCACGCGCACCTGGGCGACACCCTGGAGCTGCGCTTGAGCACCGAGCACCAGGACGAGTTGCCGTGCCAGTTGAGCCATGCTTTGCACGCTTACTGGCGTATTGGTCACGTCGACGAGATAGCGCTGTCTGGGCTTGATGGCGCTCAAGGTTACGACCAGCTCAATCGCCAGGTCTGCCAGCAGGAAGGCGAGTTACGGGTGGAGGGTGGGTGCCAGCGGGTGTTTCAGCATGAGGGTGAGTTGCACCTCAAGGACCACGCCTGGCAGCGCGAACTGTGCATCGACACTGGCGACAGCGCTGACACCGTGGTGTGGCATCCGGGCAGCCGGCCGCTGCTGGGGGTGAGCTTCAACGAGGCGTCGGGGTTTGTGTGCGTGGAGTCGGCGGTGGCCGGCGCCCGTTTGGCGCCGGGGGAGAGAGCACACCTGAGTCTGCAGGCCCGTGCTGGGCTTTAG
- a CDS encoding carbohydrate porin translates to MKKQHNNTRLICQLSAAAVLVLSANAMADEAFSADSKWMTGDWGGERTKLIEQGIDIKADYVGEMGANLHGGYNDDKTGRYSDQFGLGVALDLQKLWGWDNTQAKIQLTNRNGQNISNDRIGDPRAGTLSSSMEVYGRGHMVRLTQFWIQHQMFDNKLDVKLGYFGEGEDFNTFPCDFQNLSFCGSQVGNYVSTWYNWPVSQAAIRVKYHITPELYAQIGAYNQNPSQLEHGNGFKLSGSGTKGTVIPVELVWSPKVNNLPGEYRVGYYKSAADASDVREDVNGNDAATTGANYRTRSSKKGYWFVAQQQLTTHNGDASRGLNIAANATFHDKETNLVDNYQSIMLVYKGPFDARPKDDVGIGAARLHVNDDVKKNSELLNAANGVSDYDNPLYTPIRETEYNFEINYGFHVTNWLTVRPNLQYVVQPGGVDKVDNALVAGLKIQSTF, encoded by the coding sequence ATGAAAAAGCAACACAACAACACCCGGCTGATCTGCCAACTGTCAGCTGCAGCCGTTCTGGTTTTGTCCGCCAATGCGATGGCGGACGAGGCTTTCAGCGCCGACTCCAAATGGATGACCGGTGATTGGGGTGGTGAACGTACCAAGCTGATCGAGCAAGGTATCGACATCAAGGCGGACTACGTTGGGGAAATGGGCGCCAACCTGCACGGCGGCTACAACGACGACAAAACCGGGCGTTACTCCGACCAGTTCGGTCTGGGCGTGGCACTGGATCTGCAAAAGCTGTGGGGCTGGGATAACACTCAGGCCAAGATCCAGTTGACCAACCGTAATGGCCAGAACATTTCCAACGACCGTATTGGCGACCCGCGTGCCGGCACGCTCAGCTCGTCGATGGAAGTCTACGGCCGTGGCCACATGGTGCGTCTGACCCAGTTCTGGATCCAGCACCAGATGTTCGACAACAAGCTGGATGTGAAACTCGGTTACTTCGGTGAAGGCGAAGATTTCAACACCTTCCCATGCGACTTCCAGAACCTGTCGTTCTGCGGTTCCCAAGTGGGTAACTACGTCAGCACCTGGTACAACTGGCCGGTCAGCCAGGCGGCAATCCGCGTGAAGTACCACATCACGCCTGAACTGTATGCGCAGATCGGTGCTTACAACCAGAACCCATCGCAGCTCGAGCACGGCAACGGCTTCAAGCTCAGCGGCAGCGGCACCAAGGGCACCGTGATCCCGGTGGAATTGGTCTGGTCGCCGAAGGTGAACAACCTGCCGGGCGAATACCGCGTGGGTTACTACAAGAGCGCCGCCGATGCCAGCGACGTGCGTGAAGACGTCAACGGTAACGATGCCGCTACCACGGGCGCCAACTACCGCACCCGCAGCAGTAAGAAAGGCTACTGGTTCGTTGCCCAACAACAACTCACGACGCACAACGGCGACGCTTCGCGCGGCTTGAATATTGCGGCCAACGCCACCTTCCACGACAAGGAAACCAACCTGGTCGACAACTACCAGTCGATCATGCTGGTGTACAAAGGCCCATTCGATGCGCGTCCAAAAGACGACGTCGGCATTGGCGCGGCGCGTTTGCACGTCAACGATGACGTGAAGAAAAACTCGGAACTGCTCAACGCTGCCAACGGCGTGAGCGATTACGACAACCCGCTGTACACGCCGATTCGCGAGACCGAATACAACTTCGAAATCAACTACGGCTTCCACGTCACCAACTGGTTGACCGTGCGTCCTAACCTGCAATACGTCGTGCAACCGGGCGGCGTGGATAAAGTCGACAACGCGCTGGTGGCGGGTCTGAAAATTCAGTCGACCTTCTAA